The Fibrobacter sp. UWB16 genomic interval TTTCTCCTGATGGAACTGGCTTGCAATTAAGTTATCCTTGCCCAAAAGCCCTGTAAAGGTCTGCGAACCATAAGTCGTTTCGGCAAAGGAATATTCCGCCGGGACCTGCGGGTAGTAGGAATGCACGTAGTAAAAATCGCAACCGCTGCGAATGCCCTTCATGATCGGGTGTTCGCGCGTGAAGTTCACCTGATTCCAGCCCATGTGCGGGATCTTGAGGCCAGGTTCATCCTTAAAGCGCACCGCGCGGCCAGGAATGAGTCCAAGCGTCTTGACGCCACCGTCTTCTTCGCTTTCTTCAAGAATGATCTGGCAGCCGATGCAAATGCCAAGCACTGGGTTACCTGCTTTTACAACAGTCTTGATGGCTTCGCCGATTCCTGTTTTAGTCAAAGTTTCCATGGCCGAAGCAGCAGCGCCCACGCCCGGGAAAATCAAGCGCGTAGCTTTTGCAATTTCATCGGGATCACGACTCACCTTGGCGTCTGCACCAATGAACTTAAGCGCATTCATCACCGATGTCAAGTTGCCAGCATTGTAATCCACAACAGTAATAGCCATAAAAACCTCATTAACTTTTACACGTACAAAGATAGAAAAAAGAACCGCCGAAGCGGTTCCCTTAAATAGTTTGATTTGATTCTAGATTAGAACCAGCGCCAGGTCACACCGACGAGAATCACGTTCTTGTGCTGAGAATCCTTGTCCAGGTCCTTATCGTAAGCGATGTCATAGCTGACCTGGAATTCAAGTAGCGGAGAAAGCGTAATTGCAAGGAGGTTTTCCCACCTGCCGTCGATTTCATCAACACCCTTGAAGTTCACAAATGCCCACAGACGGCTCTTGAACGTCACGAGATCAGAGAATGCATACTTGTATTCCGTGATGCTTTCGAGACCCGGTTCATCCTTGAACTTTTCAATCTTCTTCGTATCGGG includes:
- the hisH gene encoding imidazole glycerol phosphate synthase subunit HisH, which translates into the protein MAITVVDYNAGNLTSVMNALKFIGADAKVSRDPDEIAKATRLIFPGVGAAASAMETLTKTGIGEAIKTVVKAGNPVLGICIGCQIILEESEEDGGVKTLGLIPGRAVRFKDEPGLKIPHMGWNQVNFTREHPIMKGIRSGCDFYYVHSYYPQVPAEYSFAETTYGSQTFTGLLGKDNLIASQFHQEKSGEVGLAMLKNFCDWNI